One genomic region from Leifsonia poae encodes:
- a CDS encoding ABC transporter substrate-binding protein, protein MKRTRSITLGTAAVVVALAAASLAGCASSSGDDVNAKATINYTIWDATALKPYQKIAAEFTKEHPNVTVNVQALPWDQYWTKLQTQASSKTLPDVFWINEPNAGLYATGGALEPLTGKDGFDPENFPKAMIQSYTFDDKLYASPTGYATMGVWYNKALFDKAGVAYPAAGWTDEQFTTAARAISAKLKGDGVYGAAAAPWTGQETYYNTIIQAGGHVISADGTKSGYDDPATIKGVQLWVDLAKEGVSPSVQQITDTPVAQYFTSGKLAMMWSGPWNANSLKSAGNAADVAVAALPTGSSDLVTTVQGGADAVSAWSKHKAAAQEFQAFLGSTKAQTMYGEAGLGIPAFTGAASSFTDAFPQWDLSIFAEQAAKAAPYPVSLDTAAWNKLENDYLTKAWTGELSTEQACKELAAAMNAVLAKEKK, encoded by the coding sequence ATGAAACGAACCCGCAGCATCACCCTCGGCACCGCCGCCGTCGTGGTCGCGCTCGCCGCCGCATCCCTCGCCGGTTGCGCCTCGTCCAGCGGCGACGATGTGAACGCGAAAGCGACGATCAACTACACGATCTGGGATGCGACGGCACTGAAGCCGTACCAGAAGATCGCCGCCGAGTTCACGAAGGAACACCCGAACGTCACCGTCAACGTGCAGGCCCTTCCCTGGGACCAGTACTGGACGAAACTGCAGACGCAGGCGTCGAGCAAGACCCTGCCCGATGTGTTCTGGATCAACGAACCCAACGCGGGGCTCTACGCGACGGGCGGAGCCCTCGAACCGCTGACCGGAAAAGACGGCTTCGACCCCGAGAACTTTCCCAAGGCGATGATCCAGAGCTACACCTTCGACGACAAGCTCTACGCCTCCCCGACCGGGTACGCCACGATGGGGGTCTGGTACAACAAGGCCCTGTTCGACAAGGCCGGTGTCGCCTATCCTGCCGCCGGCTGGACGGATGAGCAGTTCACAACGGCAGCGCGCGCGATCAGCGCGAAGCTGAAAGGGGATGGCGTCTACGGGGCAGCTGCGGCGCCGTGGACCGGGCAGGAAACGTACTACAACACGATCATCCAGGCCGGGGGCCACGTCATTTCCGCAGACGGCACGAAGTCGGGCTACGACGACCCGGCGACCATCAAAGGTGTCCAGCTCTGGGTCGATCTCGCCAAGGAGGGCGTGTCTCCGAGCGTGCAGCAGATCACAGACACCCCGGTGGCGCAGTACTTCACCTCGGGCAAGTTGGCGATGATGTGGTCCGGTCCGTGGAACGCCAACTCGCTCAAGAGCGCGGGGAACGCGGCCGACGTCGCGGTGGCCGCGCTGCCGACCGGATCGAGCGATCTCGTCACGACCGTGCAGGGCGGCGCGGACGCCGTCTCCGCGTGGTCGAAGCACAAGGCCGCCGCCCAGGAGTTCCAGGCGTTCCTCGGCTCCACGAAGGCGCAGACGATGTACGGCGAGGCCGGTCTCGGCATCCCCGCCTTCACCGGTGCGGCATCGAGCTTCACCGATGCCTTCCCGCAGTGGGATCTGTCGATCTTCGCCGAGCAGGCCGCGAAGGCGGCCCCGTACCCGGTGTCACTCGATACCGCCGCCTGGAACAAGCTCGAGAACGACTACCTCACGAAGGCGTGGACCGGCGAGCTCAGCACCGAGCAGGCGTGCAAGGAACTGGCGGCCGCGATGAACGCGGTGCTCGCCAAAGAGAAGAAGTAA
- a CDS encoding carbohydrate ABC transporter permease has translation MAVTASVATGRAATAARPGRRSARRSDGIWPWLFLIPILVPLAIFFVWPLVRTVYYSFTSWGFFGDVSWVGLQNYARLFTDPDFALALGNTAIYTLIVLVNVPIAIWLAALMNRPALRFRSFYRTLYFLPVVTMPVAVAIVWRMLYSGDFGIINYVLSWFGVRGPYWLSTPGLSLVAVAVVGIWLSLGFNIIVFSAGLQSIPPDLYEAASIDGASPGRQFRSVTLPLLTPTIFFVTVLTLIGGFQVFDLIFVMLGTGPNAAHSQTLVYFFYNEGFLQNDKGYATAIGVVIIAMIAALTAIQFKVQKRWVHYE, from the coding sequence ATGGCCGTGACCGCTTCGGTGGCGACCGGACGGGCGGCGACCGCCGCCCGTCCGGGGCGCCGCTCCGCCCGCCGCTCCGACGGGATCTGGCCCTGGCTGTTCCTGATCCCGATCCTCGTCCCACTCGCGATCTTCTTCGTCTGGCCGCTGGTGCGCACCGTCTACTACAGCTTCACGTCGTGGGGGTTCTTCGGCGATGTCTCCTGGGTCGGACTGCAGAATTACGCGCGCTTGTTCACCGACCCCGACTTCGCGCTCGCTCTCGGGAACACGGCCATCTACACGCTCATCGTGCTCGTGAACGTGCCGATCGCGATCTGGCTGGCCGCGCTCATGAACCGGCCGGCGCTGCGCTTCCGCTCGTTCTACCGAACGCTCTACTTCCTGCCCGTCGTGACCATGCCGGTCGCCGTCGCGATCGTCTGGCGGATGCTCTACAGCGGCGACTTCGGGATCATCAACTACGTTCTCTCCTGGTTCGGCGTCCGAGGCCCGTATTGGCTGTCGACGCCCGGCCTCTCGCTCGTCGCCGTCGCGGTCGTGGGCATCTGGCTCTCCCTCGGGTTCAACATCATCGTGTTCAGCGCCGGGTTGCAGAGCATCCCACCCGATCTCTACGAGGCGGCTTCGATCGACGGAGCCTCCCCGGGGCGGCAGTTCCGCAGCGTGACGCTGCCCCTGCTCACGCCGACGATCTTCTTCGTGACCGTCCTCACACTGATCGGCGGCTTCCAAGTGTTCGACCTGATCTTCGTGATGCTCGGCACCGGCCCGAACGCCGCCCACTCGCAGACCCTCGTCTACTTCTTCTACAACGAAGGGTTCCTGCAGAACGACAAGGGGTACGCCACGGCCATCGGTGTGGTCATCATCGCCATGATCGCAGCGCTCACCGCGATCCAGTTCAAGGTGCAGAAGAGATGGGTGCACTATGAGTAG
- a CDS encoding carbohydrate ABC transporter permease codes for MSSSTSALNGRRRRSTRTGSQLGVHVVLLLGGVVMVSPFLYQVLATFMSNDQITSVPPVLWPTTWNLDNYLGVFTQIPFLRQLGNTVVITVLTTAATLILCALGGYAFARMRFPGKGALFSIVLSMLMVPGTLLLIPQYQTVEAFGWLDSFAGIVVPGLVNAFGIFMMRQFFLGLPHELEEAARLDGANPFQIFWRIMLPLAKPGLSALGILTVLASWSSLLWPLVVVNTQDMMPLSVGLASFTGEHGSEYPSMLAAALMAMLPIMILFLFMQRRVIEGIAFSGLKG; via the coding sequence ATGAGTAGCTCGACATCGGCACTGAACGGTCGCCGACGGCGGTCGACGAGAACGGGTTCGCAGCTCGGCGTGCACGTGGTGCTCCTGCTCGGCGGGGTGGTGATGGTGTCGCCGTTCCTGTATCAGGTGCTCGCCACGTTCATGTCCAACGATCAGATCACCTCGGTGCCTCCCGTCCTCTGGCCGACGACCTGGAATCTCGACAACTATCTCGGCGTCTTCACCCAGATTCCGTTCCTGCGGCAGCTCGGCAACACGGTAGTGATCACCGTGCTCACGACGGCGGCGACGCTCATCCTCTGTGCGCTCGGCGGCTATGCGTTCGCCCGCATGAGGTTCCCCGGAAAGGGCGCGCTGTTCTCGATCGTGCTCTCGATGCTGATGGTGCCGGGGACGCTGCTGCTGATCCCGCAGTACCAGACCGTCGAGGCGTTCGGCTGGCTCGACTCATTCGCCGGGATCGTCGTTCCCGGCCTCGTCAACGCTTTCGGGATCTTCATGATGCGGCAGTTCTTCCTGGGGCTGCCCCACGAACTGGAGGAGGCGGCGCGGCTCGACGGCGCCAATCCGTTCCAGATCTTCTGGCGCATCATGCTGCCGCTGGCGAAGCCGGGGCTGAGCGCGCTCGGCATCCTGACGGTGCTCGCCTCGTGGTCATCGCTCCTCTGGCCGCTCGTCGTGGTGAACACCCAGGACATGATGCCGTTGTCGGTCGGTCTCGCGTCGTTCACCGGGGAGCACGGCAGCGAATACCCGTCGATGCTCGCCGCCGCCCTGATGGCGATGCTGCCGATCATGATCCTCTTCCTGTTCATGCAGCGACGGGTGATCGAAGGAATCGCGTTCTCGGGGCTCAAAGGTTGA
- a CDS encoding nucleoside hydrolase, with protein sequence MTERMPGPVPLLIETDLCDDVDDVGALAVAHALADAGEVSILGVGVNTTGHWSLGAAQVVNAFYGRPQTPVGIRQPTDESTGPEDYAKALTRLYPDLVGLPRDTAAVPMLRRALAGAGDDSVTLVSIGYLGNLIDLLDSTPDSGSPLAGRELVRAKVRRTLTMGGQFDVVAMRDHAPEFNFAGNPEATARFVEEWPHSIDFVGWETGWNIVTGSTLTAAQGADSPVAIAYALHSGDRNGRSSWDLLTVALSTPLFDDLVDFGEPGTVSVDREGRSTWTAAPGGRHRVARVRGSIEETADRLDRWLCAPPASTAWLERTSLAAVSVGGER encoded by the coding sequence ATGACTGAACGGATGCCCGGTCCGGTTCCTCTGCTCATCGAGACCGATCTCTGCGACGATGTCGACGATGTCGGCGCCCTGGCGGTCGCTCATGCTCTCGCCGACGCTGGGGAGGTGAGCATTTTGGGAGTGGGGGTGAACACCACAGGACACTGGAGCCTCGGGGCGGCGCAGGTCGTGAACGCGTTCTACGGCCGGCCGCAGACACCGGTGGGCATCCGTCAGCCGACCGACGAGTCGACGGGACCGGAGGACTACGCCAAAGCCCTGACCCGGCTCTATCCCGATCTCGTCGGCCTGCCGCGTGACACGGCCGCGGTTCCGATGCTGCGTCGCGCCCTCGCCGGGGCCGGCGACGATTCGGTGACGCTCGTGTCGATCGGCTACCTCGGCAACCTGATCGATCTGCTTGATTCGACGCCCGATTCGGGCAGCCCGCTCGCCGGGCGTGAACTCGTGAGGGCCAAGGTGCGCCGCACTCTGACCATGGGAGGCCAGTTCGATGTCGTGGCCATGCGGGATCACGCGCCCGAGTTCAATTTCGCTGGGAACCCGGAAGCGACCGCGCGTTTCGTCGAGGAGTGGCCGCATTCGATCGACTTCGTCGGCTGGGAGACGGGCTGGAACATCGTGACGGGATCGACGCTGACCGCCGCGCAGGGCGCGGACAGCCCCGTCGCGATCGCATACGCGCTGCACAGCGGGGACCGCAACGGACGCTCGAGCTGGGACCTGCTCACCGTCGCCTTGAGCACCCCGCTGTTCGACGACCTCGTCGACTTCGGCGAGCCCGGAACGGTGAGCGTGGATCGCGAGGGCCGGTCGACCTGGACGGCGGCACCCGGTGGGCGGCATCGCGTTGCGCGTGTGCGTGGATCGATCGAAGAGACGGCCGACCGACTCGATCGATGGCTGTGCGCACCACCTGCCTCGACGGCCTGGCTGGAGCGCACCTCGCTGGCGGCCGTCAGCGTGGGAGGAGAGAGATGA
- a CDS encoding Gfo/Idh/MocA family protein, translating to MTMRLGVVGAGSRSSLATLATEYDAQIVAVADTTAAGRMRAVETFGTGPVVVESHTALSAADLDGAFVLTPDGTHAEIAVDLLRMGVPVYLEKPMAITVEDCDFILAVARETGTGLYVGHNMRHMPVIRLMRDLVLAGEIGEVKQIWCRHFVGHGGDFYFKDWHADRSQSTGLLLQKGAHDLDVIHWLGGAPTRQVVAMGDLQVYGGIADRRDNSDRLMGRRASLDNWPPLAQAELNPVIDVEDASIVTMRLANGVLASYEQCHFTPDYWRNYTVIGTEGRIENFGDSDGGVVRLWNRRSEYSAEGDRSYPIPVGEGTHGGADRAIVREFIDFLRGRRVTETSPVAARDAVAVGVAATESLRTGSVPRTIRPIEPELAAYFAAGQMS from the coding sequence ATGACGATGAGACTCGGTGTGGTCGGTGCGGGGTCCCGGAGCAGTCTGGCGACACTCGCGACAGAGTACGACGCGCAGATCGTGGCGGTCGCGGATACGACGGCGGCCGGTCGGATGCGAGCGGTCGAGACGTTCGGCACCGGCCCGGTCGTCGTGGAGTCGCACACAGCGCTCTCCGCGGCCGACCTGGACGGAGCGTTCGTCCTCACCCCCGACGGCACGCACGCGGAGATCGCGGTCGACCTGCTGAGGATGGGCGTTCCCGTCTATCTGGAGAAGCCGATGGCGATCACGGTGGAAGACTGCGACTTCATCCTCGCGGTTGCCAGAGAGACCGGAACGGGCCTCTATGTGGGGCACAACATGCGCCACATGCCCGTGATCCGGCTGATGCGCGATCTGGTACTCGCCGGGGAGATCGGCGAGGTCAAGCAGATCTGGTGCCGGCATTTCGTCGGTCACGGTGGCGACTTCTATTTCAAGGATTGGCATGCCGACCGCTCCCAGTCCACGGGATTGCTGCTGCAGAAGGGGGCTCACGATCTCGATGTGATCCATTGGCTCGGCGGGGCGCCGACACGGCAGGTCGTCGCGATGGGCGACCTTCAGGTGTACGGCGGTATCGCCGATCGGCGGGACAACTCCGACCGGTTGATGGGGCGTCGCGCCAGCCTCGACAACTGGCCTCCCCTCGCTCAGGCCGAACTCAATCCGGTCATCGACGTCGAGGATGCGTCGATCGTGACGATGCGCCTGGCCAACGGCGTGCTCGCCAGCTACGAGCAGTGCCACTTCACCCCCGACTACTGGCGCAACTACACCGTGATCGGCACCGAGGGCAGGATCGAGAACTTCGGCGACTCGGACGGCGGGGTCGTGCGTCTCTGGAATCGCCGCAGCGAGTACTCGGCGGAGGGCGATCGTTCGTACCCGATCCCGGTGGGCGAGGGAACGCACGGTGGTGCCGACCGGGCGATCGTGCGGGAATTCATCGACTTTCTGCGCGGGCGCCGCGTCACAGAGACCTCTCCGGTCGCTGCGCGCGACGCGGTGGCGGTGGGCGTGGCTGCCACCGAGTCGTTGCGCACAGGGTCGGTGCCCCGCACGATCCGGCCGATCGAGCCGGAGCTGGCCGCGTATTTCGCTGCAGGTCAGATGTCGTAG
- a CDS encoding MFS transporter, with amino-acid sequence MVWSSLTTAGRQRSRAFSLDAVCEELLFVAGPVIVTAIIVTTSPSVGLWVTAGAVLVGTVGMTSSRSSRALRGSGEAAGRGDRPLRQPGFARVLIVLLGVGGVLGVAEIAAPAVAEQHGAIGASGWLLAAFAAGSAIGGLIYGHVHLRSRLGARLFVLCAGMGLAALLVSQLSPLWLFAAGLALVGLFLAPSLITGYLIADTVVPEASRTEASTWINTSVNLGASLASAAAGIVIDGAGPWFALLLVGIVALALAAAVPAARLRAAEA; translated from the coding sequence ATGGTCTGGTCTTCCCTGACTACGGCCGGTCGGCAGCGCTCGCGCGCGTTCAGCCTCGACGCGGTCTGCGAGGAACTGCTCTTCGTGGCCGGACCGGTCATCGTCACCGCGATCATCGTCACGACCTCACCCAGCGTCGGCCTCTGGGTGACCGCAGGCGCCGTCCTCGTCGGCACCGTCGGGATGACCTCCAGCCGGTCCTCGCGCGCGCTGCGGGGTTCCGGCGAGGCTGCGGGGCGCGGCGATCGGCCTCTGCGTCAGCCCGGATTCGCGCGCGTGCTCATCGTGCTGCTCGGCGTCGGCGGTGTTCTCGGCGTCGCAGAGATCGCCGCGCCGGCGGTCGCCGAGCAGCACGGCGCGATCGGCGCATCCGGCTGGCTCCTGGCCGCATTCGCCGCCGGCAGCGCCATCGGCGGACTGATCTACGGTCACGTGCACCTGAGATCCCGCCTCGGGGCACGCCTGTTCGTCCTCTGTGCCGGGATGGGGCTCGCCGCGCTGCTCGTTTCGCAGCTGAGCCCGCTCTGGCTGTTCGCGGCGGGTCTCGCGCTCGTCGGGCTGTTCCTGGCTCCCTCGCTCATCACGGGCTACCTGATCGCCGACACCGTCGTGCCGGAGGCGAGCCGCACCGAGGCCTCCACCTGGATCAACACCTCCGTCAACCTCGGCGCCTCGCTGGCCTCTGCGGCAGCGGGCATCGTCATCGACGGCGCCGGCCCGTGGTTCGCCCTGCTTCTCGTCGGTATCGTCGCGCTCGCCCTCGCCGCCGCCGTGCCGGCCGCCCGGCTCCGGGCGGCCGAGGCATAG
- a CDS encoding sensor histidine kinase codes for MAYSFVPDAPRTAGDGPTLAAAGSAGIVGSTGAACVLVRIPSPCSNPYPDLVRWTTVSVGAGWLIVPVGSLLCVSAEPGRLAEIVVGAALAAFSLVLATIVARRAPGHPASAVLAAGGVALTATIAPGDVSSGPFAGDWMLLYLPFAFLLLLVPDGRFLTRRWRTVGLVLAGVVVVFMALTVALWAIGDRSPVASAVVSVAAVALLPVFFALLAASVVSLVARYRGADERQRLQLRWVFAAGVSLPMTLVLCWTSYLLIGSVDLVVFGLLAMYLLIPAGVTVAIVRPGWFDIDRAAVAALSATALSVLVLALLSVACAVTGLTLLAWSPTLAIVATIVLTLLAVPLYGVAQRAFGRWLYPQRVRAIEALRRLRPRVDRGEAEPEAVQAVLRASLHDRDLVIAFPRPVDGALLDLTGAVVAATPLTGEVRLRGQVIGAIVPGSAAVSRPSRAVADAAAPFLDAVRLRADLKHAMAEVAASRERIVRAGYEERRRLERDLHDGAQQRLVALGMRLRVLQRSTRGGTELVESLDGAVAELGTALAELRQIAHGVRPSTLDDGLASALAGLARLAPAMIELDVHGGEVPDAVGTTAYFVVSEAVVNALRHAEASRIRVQVGRWGELLRVAVADDGVGGAAIRPTGGVSGLSGLEDRVAALGGRLRVVSTPGSGTVVEAVLPCGS; via the coding sequence ATGGCTTACTCCTTCGTGCCGGATGCGCCGCGGACTGCGGGCGACGGTCCGACTCTCGCGGCGGCCGGATCGGCGGGCATCGTGGGCAGTACGGGGGCCGCCTGCGTGCTGGTACGGATACCGTCGCCGTGCTCGAACCCCTATCCTGACCTCGTGCGCTGGACGACGGTGAGTGTCGGGGCGGGCTGGCTGATCGTGCCGGTCGGTTCTCTTCTGTGCGTGTCGGCCGAGCCCGGGCGTCTCGCCGAGATCGTCGTCGGGGCGGCGCTCGCCGCGTTCTCGCTGGTGCTCGCGACGATCGTGGCCCGCCGCGCTCCGGGGCATCCGGCCAGCGCGGTCCTGGCCGCCGGCGGGGTCGCGCTCACAGCCACGATCGCCCCGGGAGACGTCTCCTCCGGCCCGTTCGCGGGCGACTGGATGCTGTTGTACCTGCCGTTCGCGTTCCTCTTGCTGCTGGTTCCCGACGGCCGGTTCCTCACGCGGCGCTGGCGGACGGTCGGGCTGGTTCTGGCGGGCGTCGTGGTCGTCTTCATGGCGCTCACCGTCGCGCTCTGGGCGATCGGCGACCGTTCCCCGGTGGCGAGCGCCGTCGTCTCGGTGGCGGCCGTTGCACTGCTGCCGGTCTTCTTCGCGCTGCTCGCCGCCTCCGTCGTCTCCCTCGTGGCGCGGTATCGCGGTGCCGACGAGCGGCAGCGTCTGCAACTGCGCTGGGTGTTCGCGGCGGGCGTCTCGCTCCCGATGACGCTGGTGCTGTGCTGGACCAGCTATCTGCTGATCGGGTCGGTCGATCTGGTGGTGTTCGGTCTGCTCGCGATGTACCTCCTGATCCCGGCCGGCGTGACCGTGGCCATCGTGCGGCCCGGCTGGTTCGACATCGATCGGGCCGCGGTAGCGGCGCTGTCGGCGACGGCCCTGAGCGTGCTGGTGCTCGCGCTGCTCTCGGTCGCCTGCGCCGTCACCGGGCTGACGCTCCTCGCCTGGTCGCCCACCCTGGCCATCGTCGCGACGATCGTGCTGACGCTGCTGGCCGTTCCGCTGTACGGGGTCGCCCAGCGGGCGTTCGGCCGTTGGCTGTATCCGCAGCGCGTGCGCGCCATCGAGGCCTTGCGTCGGCTGCGTCCTCGCGTCGACCGGGGTGAGGCGGAGCCCGAAGCGGTGCAGGCGGTCCTGCGGGCATCCCTGCACGACCGCGACCTGGTCATCGCGTTCCCCCGGCCGGTCGACGGTGCGCTGCTCGACCTGACCGGCGCGGTCGTGGCGGCCACCCCGCTGACCGGGGAGGTGCGTCTTCGCGGCCAGGTGATCGGTGCGATCGTGCCGGGGTCGGCTGCGGTGAGTCGCCCTTCGAGGGCGGTGGCCGACGCTGCCGCCCCGTTCCTCGACGCCGTTCGCCTGCGTGCCGATCTGAAGCACGCCATGGCCGAGGTGGCCGCCTCCCGGGAGCGCATCGTGCGGGCGGGCTATGAGGAGAGGCGGCGGCTCGAACGCGATCTGCACGACGGAGCGCAACAGCGTCTGGTCGCCCTGGGGATGCGGCTGCGAGTGCTCCAGCGCAGCACGCGCGGCGGAACGGAGCTCGTCGAGTCGCTCGACGGCGCCGTCGCCGAACTCGGAACCGCCCTCGCCGAGCTGCGGCAGATCGCACACGGAGTGCGCCCGAGCACGCTGGACGACGGTCTCGCCTCGGCCCTCGCGGGGCTGGCCAGGCTCGCCCCCGCGATGATCGAACTCGACGTGCACGGAGGCGAGGTGCCGGATGCGGTCGGCACGACCGCCTACTTCGTCGTCAGCGAGGCGGTCGTCAACGCGTTGCGGCATGCAGAGGCCTCCCGCATCCGCGTGCAGGTCGGCCGTTGGGGCGAGCTCCTGCGGGTGGCGGTGGCCGACGACGGTGTCGGCGGTGCGGCCATCCGCCCCACCGGTGGCGTGTCTGGGCTCTCCGGACTGGAAGACCGGGTCGCGGCGCTCGGAGGCCGCCTCCGGGTGGTCTCGACGCCGGGTTCCGGCACGGTCGTCGAGGCGGTGCTGCCGTGCGGATCGTGA
- a CDS encoding response regulator, translating into MRIVIGEDSALFREGLAALLASAGHEIVGRAATAASAVAQVRAHRPDIVVLDIRMPSDDEGVAAALEIREWDPPTPILLLSQHIETRRTVELVTAGAIGYLLKDRVLDVDEFLAALDRVAAGGTALDPEVVGRLLVAARATTVLDVLTPREHEVLALMAEGWSNAAIGQRLFLSERTVETHISSIFSRLGVHESADGHRRVRAILTYLEVTSGW; encoded by the coding sequence GTGCGGATCGTGATCGGGGAGGACTCGGCCCTGTTCCGGGAAGGCCTCGCCGCCCTGCTGGCCAGCGCCGGCCACGAGATCGTCGGGCGGGCAGCGACGGCGGCGTCGGCGGTGGCGCAGGTTCGCGCGCACCGTCCGGACATCGTCGTGCTCGACATCCGGATGCCCTCCGACGACGAGGGCGTCGCCGCGGCGCTGGAGATCCGGGAATGGGATCCGCCCACACCGATCCTGCTGCTCTCGCAGCACATCGAGACGCGCCGCACCGTCGAACTCGTCACGGCCGGGGCCATCGGCTATCTGCTGAAAGACCGCGTTCTCGACGTCGACGAGTTCCTCGCCGCCCTCGACCGTGTGGCCGCGGGCGGCACCGCCCTCGACCCGGAGGTGGTCGGCCGTCTGCTGGTCGCCGCACGCGCGACGACGGTGCTCGACGTGCTCACCCCGCGCGAGCACGAGGTTCTCGCTCTCATGGCCGAGGGCTGGTCGAATGCCGCCATCGGTCAGCGGCTGTTCCTCTCCGAGCGCACGGTCGAGACCCACATCAGCAGCATCTTCTCCCGGTTGGGGGTGCACGAGTCTGCCGACGGGCATCGCCGGGTGCGCGCGATCCTGACGTACCTCGAGGTGACGTCGGGTTGGTGA
- a CDS encoding DEAD/DEAH box helicase, translating into MTSPETPPSEADTAGEAKTFSDLGLDAAVLKALKDVGYETPSAIQAATIPLLLEGRDVVGLAQTGTGKTAAFALPILSRLDVSQKKPQALVLAPTRELALQVCEAFEKYAAHVRGVHVLPVYGGQGYGIQLSALRRGVHVVVGTPGRIMDHLDKGTLDLSELKYLVLDEADEMLKMGFAEDVETILADTPDDKQVALFSATMPAQIRRISKKYLHDPEEITVKNKTTTSANTTQRYLMVSYPQKVDALTRILEVENFEGMIIFVRTKNETETLAEKLRARGYSAAAINGDVAQAQRERTVDQLKSGKLDILVATDVAARGLDVERISHVVNFDIPIDTESYVHRIGRTGRAGRSGAAISFVTPRERRLLTAIEKATRQPLTQMQLPTVDDVNVTRLTRFDDAITEALAQEDRISRFRDIIGHYVEHHDVPEADVAAALAVVAQGDEPLLLSPQDALTQRVERDARTADDRGGRFDRDDRSGRGDRGERSDRADRPERRIRPAGQPMSSYRLEVGKRQKVEPRQIVGALANEGGLSREDFGHIRIFPDFSLVELPADLPMDVLDRLSGTRISGKLIGLRPDQRGSAPRRDDRGERDDRGTRSDRGDWNARDDRSARKPRRK; encoded by the coding sequence ATGACGTCCCCCGAAACACCGCCGAGCGAGGCAGACACTGCCGGCGAAGCGAAGACCTTCTCCGACCTCGGGCTCGACGCCGCCGTGCTCAAAGCCCTCAAAGATGTGGGCTACGAGACCCCGTCGGCCATCCAAGCCGCCACGATCCCGCTCCTGCTCGAGGGGCGCGACGTCGTCGGCCTGGCGCAGACCGGAACCGGCAAGACCGCCGCATTCGCCCTGCCGATCCTCTCCCGCCTCGACGTGAGCCAGAAGAAGCCCCAAGCGCTGGTCCTCGCCCCGACCCGCGAGCTGGCCCTGCAGGTCTGCGAGGCGTTCGAGAAGTACGCCGCCCACGTGCGCGGGGTGCACGTTCTGCCCGTGTACGGCGGCCAGGGCTACGGCATCCAGCTCTCGGCCCTGCGCCGGGGCGTCCATGTGGTGGTCGGCACCCCCGGCCGCATCATGGACCACCTCGACAAAGGCACCCTCGACCTCTCCGAACTGAAGTACCTCGTGCTCGACGAAGCCGATGAGATGCTCAAGATGGGCTTCGCGGAGGATGTCGAGACCATCCTCGCCGACACCCCGGACGACAAGCAGGTCGCGCTGTTCTCAGCGACGATGCCCGCGCAGATCCGACGGATCTCGAAGAAGTACCTGCACGACCCCGAAGAGATCACCGTCAAGAACAAGACGACGACCTCGGCCAACACCACGCAACGCTACCTGATGGTCTCGTACCCGCAGAAGGTGGATGCGCTCACCCGCATCCTCGAGGTCGAGAACTTCGAGGGCATGATCATCTTCGTGCGCACGAAGAACGAGACCGAGACGCTCGCCGAGAAGCTGCGAGCCCGCGGATACTCCGCCGCCGCGATCAACGGCGACGTCGCCCAGGCCCAGCGCGAGCGGACCGTCGACCAGCTCAAGTCGGGCAAGCTCGACATCCTGGTGGCGACGGATGTGGCTGCTCGCGGCCTCGACGTCGAGCGCATCAGCCACGTGGTCAACTTCGACATCCCGATCGACACGGAGTCGTATGTGCACCGCATCGGCCGCACGGGCCGGGCGGGGCGGAGCGGCGCCGCGATCAGTTTCGTGACCCCGCGTGAGCGGCGCCTGCTCACCGCCATCGAGAAGGCCACCCGCCAGCCCCTCACGCAGATGCAGTTGCCGACGGTGGACGACGTCAATGTCACCCGTCTGACCCGCTTCGACGACGCGATCACCGAGGCGCTCGCCCAGGAGGACCGCATCTCCCGCTTCCGCGACATCATCGGCCACTACGTGGAGCACCACGATGTGCCCGAGGCCGATGTGGCGGCCGCTCTCGCCGTCGTGGCGCAGGGCGACGAGCCGCTGCTGCTGTCACCGCAGGATGCGCTGACGCAGCGGGTCGAGCGCGACGCGCGCACCGCCGACGACCGCGGCGGACGTTTCGACCGTGACGACCGTTCCGGCCGCGGCGACCGAGGCGAGCGCAGTGACCGTGCCGACCGGCCCGAGCGCCGCATCCGGCCCGCCGGCCAGCCGATGTCGTCGTACCGGCTCGAGGTCGGCAAACGTCAGAAAGTGGAGCCCCGTCAGATCGTCGGCGCCCTCGCGAACGAGGGCGGCCTGAGCCGGGAGGATTTCGGCCACATCCGCATCTTCCCGGACTTCTCGCTCGTCGAATTGCCTGCCGATCTTCCGATGGATGTGCTCGACCGCCTCTCTGGCACCCGCATCAGCGGCAAGCTCATCGGTCTGCGCCCCGACCAGCGGGGCAGCGCGCCTCGGCGCGACGACCGCGGAGAACGCGATGACCGAGGAACCCGCAGCGATCGCGGCGACTGGAATGCCCGCGACGACCGGTCCGCTCGCAAACCGCGCCGCAAATAG